Below is a genomic region from Thermochromatium tepidum ATCC 43061.
CGACTATCTGGCGCTTGACACCCAGACTCAGTGCATCCTGCTCTATGTCGAGGGGATTCGTAATGCGCGGCATTTTATGAGCGGGCTGCGCGCGGCGGCGCGGCTCAAGCCGGTAGTCATCGTCAAGGCCGGGCGCCATCCGGCCGGAACACGCGCCATCAAGTCGCACACCGGAGGCTTCGTCGGCTCGGCCGAGGTCTTTCGTGCCGTCACCGACCGCGCCGGCGTGGTCCAGGTGGCCAATCTGGATCAGCTCTTCGCCGCGGCCCAGGTATTCGGCACCCGGCGCCGACTGGCCGGCGATCGCATCGCCATCATCACCAATGGCGGTGGACCCGGGGTGCTGGCGGCCGATCGCGCGGTGGAGCTGGGGTTGACCCTGGCGCGACTCACCGAGTCCACGCGCCAAAAACTCGAACAGGTGCTGCCCGATTACTGGTCGCATGGCAACCCGATCGACATCATCGGCGATGCCACCCCCGAGCGCTATCGGATCGCGCTCGAGGCCTGCCTGGCCGATCCCGAGGTCGATGGTGTGCTCTGCATCCTGGCCCCGCTGGTGTTCGGCGATCCGGTGGCCACGGCCGAGCAGGTCATCGAGGTGACCAAGGGCAGCCGTAAGCCGGTGCTGGCCTGTTGGATGGGTGGCAAGCGGGTGCTGGAGGCCCAGGCACTGCTCTCCGCGCACGACGTACCCCAGTTCGACAGCCCAGAGGCGGCGGTCGAGGCCTTTTCATTCTTGGCCACCCATCAGCGCAATCAGAAGCTCCTGATGCAGTCGCCGGCTCCACTCTCCCATGAAGACCCCCCCGATGTCGAGGGCGCGCGTTTGATCATCGAGGGGGTGATGTCCGAGGGGCGCAAGATATTGGGCACCATCGAGGCCAAGGCCGTCCTATCGGCCTTTCGCATCCCGACCATGCAGGCCATCTTGACCCGTACCCCGAACGAGGCGCTGATGGCCGCCGAATCCCTGGGTTTCCCAGTGGTGATGAAGATCAGTTCGCCCGATCTGGAGCACAAGTCGGACGTCGATGGCGTCAAGCTCAATATCGATGATGCCCAATCCGTTCGCCGCGCCTTCACCGAGATCCTGGAACGCGCCAAACGTCTGCGCCCGGACGCGCGCTTCGATGGCATCACGGTCGAGCGCATGGTCTCCACGCGCGCGGCGCGCGAGCTGATGATCGGCGTCTTCCGTGACAAGATCTTCGGTCCTGTGATCCTGTTTGGCGCTGGCGGCACCAAGGTCGAGGTGCTGGGCGACCGGGCGCTGGGTCTGCCCCCGCTCAACGCCTTCATCATCGAGACCATGATCGACCACACCCGGGTGGCGCGCCTGATGGGCGCTTTTCAGAACATGCCACCGATGAACCGGGTGGCGCTCGCGCGCATCCTCCAGCGCGTCTCCGAGATGGTGTGCGAGCTCCCCGAGATCATCGCCATGGACATCAATCCCCTGATCGGTAACGACAAGGAGGTGATCGCCGTGGACGTCTCCATCCGGGTCGACTATCGCCCGCCACAACAGCCGACCTATGGCCACATGGCGATCCACCCCTACCCGAGTCATCTGATCGAGCGCATGCAGCTCCCCGATGGGCGGGATCTGGTGATCCGTCCGATCCGGCCCGAGGACGCCGAGATGGAACAGGCCTTCGTGCGCGGGCTCTCGGAGCAGACCAAGTATTTTCGTTTCATTCAGGCGATCAAGGAGCTCACGCCCGAGATGCTGGTGCGTTTCACCCAGATCGACTACGACCGCGAGATGGCCCTGATCGGGGTGATGGAGGAGAATGGGGTGGAGATCGAGGTCGGGGTGGCACGCTACATGGGGCGTCCGGGCGGCGAGAGCTGTGAATTTGCCATCGTGGTCTCGGACCAGCATCGCAATCTAGGCATCGGCTCGCGTCTGATGCGCTCGCTGATGCAGAACGCCCGCGCGCGCGGCTTTCGCTTCATGGAGGGCGAGGTGCTGACGGCCAACACGCGCATGTTGGCCTTGGTCAAGTCGCTTGGGTTTCGCATCGAGAGCGACCCCCAGGATCTGTCCATCAAACGGGTCGTCAAGGTGCTCTGATGTGCCGATACTTTTATGCTCACGCTTGTCCACAAGCACCAACACATACACGCCCATGTCTGAGCGAGGGCGTATCTACCAAAGCACGCAGGAAGATCCCACGTGCGCCATTGATGTCACGATCGACGGTGAGACCGTTGCTCGTGATGGTTTTCGCGCCACCGATCGACTTGATCTCGCCGGTCCAACTGGCCGTTTTCGAGGTATAGGCCTCGTTGACCCGTAACACGACCTTACCGACGCGCTTGGCCACTGCCTCCAGGCGTTGACCGAAGCGGAAGAAGGCGTAACCGAGTATCGCCCTGACCGACTTTGCCCGGATCTTGCACCTTGATTTCGCTGACAGCTCCTTGGTCTCAAAGGTCGGCAGCAGGATCAGGTCGAACCGGGCCAGTCGGTCGCGGTAGGCAACCACAACCCGGAGCTTAGCGCCGCGCAGGGGTCGTTGTCGAAGAGGCGCTGCCCGGCAGGGTTTCGGATCGTGGGGATGAGTCCGTCATCGGCGTATTTACGAAGCGTATTGGGATGCAGCCCAAGTTCGGCGACCGCCTTCCGTAAGGGGAGGTAGGCCATGAAAACGAAAAGAGCGTATGGGTTATAAAGTGAGCGTGTGTTGGCTTATTGGCTTATTTGTAACTGTTTATCAGCCTTCGAGGCGCCATACACTCGGCGCGTTCACCCAAAACGCCGCTCGATCATGATGCCCACGATCCTAGCAGAACAGTAGATA
It encodes:
- a CDS encoding bifunctional acetate--CoA ligase family protein/GNAT family N-acetyltransferase — protein: MRLTDIDQLFTPGAVAVFGASDNADSIGGRVFRNLLAGGYRGQCYAINPKYTEVAGQPCYSDLNALDKQIDLALIATPGECVPAILDQCGHYGVKAAVVHSAGFGERGERGLALQEKMVEAARRNGIRVLGPNCLGVMRPQDGLNASVGEDLPRCGNVALVSQSGAICTAMIDWSESRGVGFSAVVSIGAAADVDFGDILDYLALDTQTQCILLYVEGIRNARHFMSGLRAAARLKPVVIVKAGRHPAGTRAIKSHTGGFVGSAEVFRAVTDRAGVVQVANLDQLFAAAQVFGTRRRLAGDRIAIITNGGGPGVLAADRAVELGLTLARLTESTRQKLEQVLPDYWSHGNPIDIIGDATPERYRIALEACLADPEVDGVLCILAPLVFGDPVATAEQVIEVTKGSRKPVLACWMGGKRVLEAQALLSAHDVPQFDSPEAAVEAFSFLATHQRNQKLLMQSPAPLSHEDPPDVEGARLIIEGVMSEGRKILGTIEAKAVLSAFRIPTMQAILTRTPNEALMAAESLGFPVVMKISSPDLEHKSDVDGVKLNIDDAQSVRRAFTEILERAKRLRPDARFDGITVERMVSTRAARELMIGVFRDKIFGPVILFGAGGTKVEVLGDRALGLPPLNAFIIETMIDHTRVARLMGAFQNMPPMNRVALARILQRVSEMVCELPEIIAMDINPLIGNDKEVIAVDVSIRVDYRPPQQPTYGHMAIHPYPSHLIERMQLPDGRDLVIRPIRPEDAEMEQAFVRGLSEQTKYFRFIQAIKELTPEMLVRFTQIDYDREMALIGVMEENGVEIEVGVARYMGRPGGESCEFAIVVSDQHRNLGIGSRLMRSLMQNARARGFRFMEGEVLTANTRMLALVKSLGFRIESDPQDLSIKRVVKVL
- a CDS encoding zinc ribbon domain-containing protein, which encodes MVAYRDRLARFDLILLPTFETKELSAKSRCKIRAKSVRAILGYAFFRFGQRLEAVAKRVGKVVLRVNEAYTSKTASWTGEIKSIGGAKTITSNGLTVDRDINGARGIFLRALVDTPSLRHGRVCVGACGQA
- a CDS encoding MerR family DNA-binding transcriptional regulator: MAYLPLRKAVAELGLHPNTLRKYADDGLIPTIRNPAGQRLFDNDPCAALSSGLWLPTATDWPGST